From Bacteroidota bacterium, one genomic window encodes:
- a CDS encoding GNAT family N-acetyltransferase yields the protein MSVYVIIEPESTEDMAAYYQLRYEVLRKPWNQPEFSTRDQTEDKSIHVMMKDENGKTVAAGRLLLLNSSEGQLRSMAVHENYRGQGLGSKILRYIETKAKENNLSSIILDARAPAVHFYEKHGYTVYADSYVLFGVIPHFKMKKNLFGGSI from the coding sequence ATGTCAGTCTACGTCATTATTGAACCCGAATCAACTGAAGATATGGCTGCATATTATCAGTTGCGCTATGAGGTCCTTCGCAAACCCTGGAACCAACCGGAATTCAGCACAAGGGATCAAACAGAAGATAAATCCATTCATGTAATGATGAAAGATGAAAATGGAAAAACTGTAGCGGCCGGTCGTTTGTTATTACTGAATTCTTCTGAAGGGCAATTAAGATCTATGGCTGTCCATGAAAATTACAGAGGCCAGGGACTTGGAAGTAAAATACTACGTTACATCGAAACAAAAGCAAAAGAAAATAATCTATCTTCAATTATTTTGGATGCGCGTGCCCCAGCGGTACATTTTTATGAAAAACACGGATATACTGTATATGCTGACTCCTATGTCCTTTTTGGAGTAATTCCTCATTTCAAAATGAAAAAAAATCTTTTCGGTGGGTCGATTTAA
- a CDS encoding redoxin domain-containing protein, whose protein sequence is MIKLLLRHVNSKYIFISLIILISISGIQKTFAQAVFNTQLETLDDKTIKLSDWKNNKFTVVLILLADCPACQSYSLTLNNLAKQFSSCGVKFYGVFPGHYGTTQEDLEFKKTYKISFPLLRDPEKKLTSLLHAKVAPEAFLIDSNGKVLYRGRIDDWMYAVGKKRIKINSNDLKNAISESCVGKSVSKPATQAIGCIIE, encoded by the coding sequence TTGATAAAACTCCTGCTTCGTCACGTGAATAGCAAATACATTTTTATTTCTCTGATCATTTTGATTTCCATCAGCGGAATTCAGAAAACATTTGCACAAGCAGTATTCAATACACAACTTGAAACGCTGGATGATAAGACCATTAAATTGTCGGATTGGAAAAACAATAAATTTACTGTTGTACTCATCTTACTTGCCGATTGTCCCGCATGCCAGAGTTACTCCTTAACGCTCAATAACCTTGCAAAGCAATTTTCCTCCTGTGGTGTGAAATTCTATGGAGTTTTTCCCGGCCATTATGGAACGACTCAGGAAGATCTGGAATTCAAAAAAACATATAAGATATCCTTCCCATTACTAAGAGATCCGGAAAAAAAATTAACTTCTCTGTTACATGCAAAGGTCGCCCCTGAAGCCTTTCTCATCGATAGCAATGGAAAAGTTCTGTATCGGGGAAGAATTGATGACTGGATGTATGCAGTCGGAAAAAAAAGGATTAAAATAAATTCGAATGATTTGAAAAACGCGATTTCAGAAAGCTGCGTCGGAAAATCTGTCAGCAAACCGGCCACACAAGCCATTGGTTGCATAATTGAATAA
- a CDS encoding GIY-YIG nuclease family protein, giving the protein MNTDKNLYAILDVETTGGNAFQDKITEIAIYLHDGEKVVDEFTSLINPECSIPPFISRLTGIYDEMVENAPKFYEVAKDIIQFTEGATIVAHNAQFDYGFIRQEYKTLGYSFSRDYLCTVKLSRKLIPGYRSYSLGNLCEQLGIVLENRHRAHGDAQATVKLFELLLEKDAGRNVMDNQVKNDYLNLRFPPEFDRTILDKLPEHPGVYYLYNVDGTLIYIGKSNNIRKRILSHFSNKQSRKAIELRNAIRDISFESTGSELIALLLESDEIKKKQPLFNRAQRHTFFNFGIFLETDENGYITLKASKVKNGEQPIFTFHSHEEAKEMLEKWVQKYKLCQKLCGLYDIAHACFHYSIHQCNGACIGKEKPEKYNLRVEQALENLQFTNSNFMILGPGRNTAEKSVVMIENGKYQGYGYFEPEFISTDPDQIRDLIQFKQDNRDIHRILKSHIDRIPKNLILPY; this is encoded by the coding sequence ATGAACACCGATAAAAATCTCTACGCAATTCTGGATGTGGAAACTACCGGTGGCAATGCTTTTCAGGATAAGATCACAGAAATAGCGATCTATCTTCATGATGGAGAGAAAGTCGTAGATGAATTTACTTCACTCATTAATCCGGAATGCTCCATTCCTCCTTTTATTTCAAGGCTGACCGGGATATATGATGAAATGGTCGAGAATGCTCCAAAATTTTATGAGGTTGCAAAAGACATCATACAATTCACCGAAGGAGCAACAATAGTTGCGCACAATGCTCAGTTCGACTACGGCTTCATAAGACAGGAATACAAAACTCTTGGTTATTCCTTTTCAAGAGATTATTTGTGTACAGTTAAACTAAGCAGAAAGCTTATCCCGGGATATCGCTCATATAGCTTAGGAAATTTGTGTGAACAATTGGGAATTGTACTCGAGAACAGACACCGTGCGCATGGAGATGCACAGGCAACAGTAAAATTATTCGAGCTTCTTCTTGAAAAGGATGCCGGACGAAATGTGATGGATAACCAGGTTAAAAATGATTACCTGAATCTACGTTTCCCTCCTGAATTTGACAGAACCATTCTTGATAAATTGCCGGAACACCCCGGAGTTTATTATCTCTACAATGTGGATGGAACCCTTATCTATATTGGAAAAAGCAATAATATTCGTAAACGAATTCTAAGCCACTTCAGTAACAAACAATCGCGTAAAGCTATTGAACTTCGCAATGCAATTCGCGATATTTCCTTTGAATCAACAGGAAGTGAACTTATAGCTTTGCTGCTTGAATCCGATGAAATAAAAAAGAAACAGCCCTTATTTAACCGGGCTCAAAGACATACTTTTTTCAATTTCGGAATCTTTTTAGAGACGGATGAAAATGGCTACATCACACTGAAGGCATCCAAAGTTAAAAATGGCGAACAACCCATATTCACTTTTCATTCGCATGAGGAGGCAAAGGAAATGCTGGAGAAATGGGTTCAGAAATATAAACTGTGTCAGAAACTTTGCGGATTGTATGATATCGCGCATGCCTGTTTTCATTATAGTATTCACCAATGTAATGGCGCATGCATTGGAAAAGAAAAGCCTGAAAAGTACAATCTGAGAGTTGAACAGGCATTAGAGAATCTTCAATTTACGAATTCCAATTTCATGATACTCGGCCCGGGTCGAAATACAGCTGAAAAATCAGTGGTGATGATTGAAAACGGTAAATACCAGGGCTATGGATATTTCGAACCCGAATTTATATCTACGGATCCGGATCAGATCAGGGATCTGATACAATTCAAGCAAGACAACAGGGATATTCACAGAATCCTGAAATCACACATTGACAGAATTCCAAAAAATCTAATTCTACCCTATTGA